TGCAATGAAACTCCGGCTCGTCGTCGGCCTCGCCCTCGCGCTAGTATTCTTCTCCGATCTTTCCACCGGCCACGCCGCGGCGAAAGGCACCAAGCACGCGCCGCACGCAGCATACGCGATCGTGATCGTCATGGAGAATCGGGATTACGATCTCGTCATCGGAAGCCCCAACGCGCCGTACATCAACGGCACGCTCGTCCCGGAAGCGGCGTTGATGACCAACAGCCACGCGATCACGCATCCCAGCGAGCCTAACTATCTCGCGCTCTTCTCGGGATCGACGCAGGGCGTCACCGACGATTCCTGTCCGCACACGTTTACGGCCGAGAATGCCGGCGCGGCCCTGATCGCCGCCGGAAAGACCTTCGACGGCTATTCGGAGTCCATGCCGTACGACGGTTACACGGGCTGCTCGTCGGGCGAGTACGCGCGCAAGCACAACCCATGGGTGAACTTCACGAACGTCCCGGCGACCTCGAACCTCGTTTACAACGGCTTTGCCAAGCCGCCGCCGACGCTCTCGTTCATCATCCCCAATCTCTGCGACGACATGCACGACTGCAGCACGCAGACCGGCGACACGTGGTTGAAGAACAACTTGCCGCCGATCCTAAAGTACGACGACAAGCACGACGGGCTCTTGATTCTAACGTGGGACGAGGCCGATCCCGATACGAACGGGACGAACCAGATACCGACCCTGCTCCTCGGGCCGATGATCAAGCCCGGCTCGTACGCTCAACGCATCGATCACTACGCGGTCCTGCGGACGATCGAGGCGATCGCCGGCATCTCGTGCACGGCTTCGGCCTGCGGCGCTCCCGAGGTTCGGAAGATCTGGCGCCACTAACCGTAGACTCGGCACCCGCCGAAGTAGGTGCCCACGACCTCGGTCGCCAGCACCTCCGCCGGCGTTGCGATCATCCAGTCGCGATCGAGCACGACGAAATCGGCATACTTCCCCGGCGCGATCGATCCGGCGACGCGCTCCTGAAGGTTCGCGCGAGCGGCCCAGATCGTCATCGAGGCGAGCGCCTCTCTGCGCGTCATCGCCCGCGCCGGATGCGAGATCGAGGCCGCGAACGTGCGCGGCGTGCTCGCCGATTCGACCGGCGCATCCGTTCCGTTCGCGACGAGCGCTCCCGCGTCGATGAGCGCGCGCCACGCGTACGCGCCGGCGATGCGCTCGTCGCCGAGCCGCTTCTTCGCCCACGCGAAATCGCTCGTCATATGCGTCGCCTGCACGGATGCGGCGACGCCCAACCGGGCGAAGCGCGGAATATCCTCCGGCGCGATCACTTGCGCGTGCTCGATCCGCGGGAGCGGGAGGTTTGAGGAGCGGCATCCCGCCAGCACGCTTTGGTAGGCGTCGAGGACCATGCGATTCGCGCGATCGCCGATCGCGTGCACGCAGGGCTGGAAACCGGCCGCAATCGCCGCCCGCGCGACCTCCTCGATCCGCTCGCGGGGCGTGAGAATCAGTCCGCGATTGCCGGGATCGTCGCTATACGGCGCGAGCAACGCGGCGCCGCGCGAGCCCAACGCTCCGTCGGCGTACATCTTGACCGCGCGCACCGAGAGCCGCCCGCCGTAGGCGCCGTCGACGACGCCGTCGCGCAGCCGGCGCTCCAGCAGTTGCGGTTCGTCGTCGAGCATCGCGTGGTTGCGCATCGAGTAGCCGCCCGCTTCGACGAGCGCGGCGTGCGCGGCGAGCACGGCGTCGTTGCAGCCGGGCTCCGCGACGCCGGTGATGCCCCAGCGGTTGCACTCGGCGATTGCCGCGCGCGTCGCGGCGACGAGCCGCTCGTGCGAGGGCGCGGGAACCTTCCGGTAGATCAGCGACTGCGCGGCGTCGACGAAAAGGCCCGTCGCCGCGCCGGTCCCGTCGCGCGCGATGCGCCCGCCCGCGGGATCGGGCGTCGTCGCGTCGATCCCCGCCAGCGCCATCGCCCGCGCGTTCGCTACGAGCGCGTGACCGTCTACCCGCGATAACGCGACCGGCCGATCGGGAATCGCCGCGCTGAGAGCGTCGTGCGTGGGGAATGCCGCCGTGGCCCAGAGATTCTGATCCCAGCCTCTGCCGAGAATCCACTCGCCCGAGTGACTCTCGGCGAACGCGCGAGCGCGCGCAACGACCTCGTCGTAGGATTGCGCGCCGTCGAGCGCCGCCGCGTCGAGCTTCAATCCGAGGTTCGTTAGGTGAAGGTGCGCGTCGATGAATCCCGGCAGCACCGTGCGCCCGGCTAGGTCGAGCGTCTGCGTCTGCGGCCCTCGCAGCGCCATCGCACCGTCCACCGAGCCAACGTGAACGAAGCGATCCCCGGCGACCGCGAAGGCGCGCGGCGACGCGCACGCGTCGTCGACGGAATGAATCGTCGCCCCGACGACGATGAGGTCGGCCGGTCCGTGCGTCAACTCGAAAATCTCCGCAAGCGACCATAGCACGGGCGCGCCGGAGAACTCAAGGAGCGCACAAAGTCAGTCTTGACTTTTCGGTTGGGGGACG
The Candidatus Binatia bacterium DNA segment above includes these coding regions:
- a CDS encoding amidohydrolase, giving the protein MTHGPADLIVVGATIHSVDDACASPRAFAVAGDRFVHVGSVDGAMALRGPQTQTLDLAGRTVLPGFIDAHLHLTNLGLKLDAAALDGAQSYDEVVARARAFAESHSGEWILGRGWDQNLWATAAFPTHDALSAAIPDRPVALSRVDGHALVANARAMALAGIDATTPDPAGGRIARDGTGAATGLFVDAAQSLIYRKVPAPSHERLVAATRAAIAECNRWGITGVAEPGCNDAVLAAHAALVEAGGYSMRNHAMLDDEPQLLERRLRDGVVDGAYGGRLSVRAVKMYADGALGSRGAALLAPYSDDPGNRGLILTPRERIEEVARAAIAAGFQPCVHAIGDRANRMVLDAYQSVLAGCRSSNLPLPRIEHAQVIAPEDIPRFARLGVAASVQATHMTSDFAWAKKRLGDERIAGAYAWRALIDAGALVANGTDAPVESASTPRTFAASISHPARAMTRREALASMTIWAARANLQERVAGSIAPGKYADFVVLDRDWMIATPAEVLATEVVGTYFGGCRVYG
- a CDS encoding alkaline phosphatase family protein, with amino-acid sequence MKLRLVVGLALALVFFSDLSTGHAAAKGTKHAPHAAYAIVIVMENRDYDLVIGSPNAPYINGTLVPEAALMTNSHAITHPSEPNYLALFSGSTQGVTDDSCPHTFTAENAGAALIAAGKTFDGYSESMPYDGYTGCSSGEYARKHNPWVNFTNVPATSNLVYNGFAKPPPTLSFIIPNLCDDMHDCSTQTGDTWLKNNLPPILKYDDKHDGLLILTWDEADPDTNGTNQIPTLLLGPMIKPGSYAQRIDHYAVLRTIEAIAGISCTASACGAPEVRKIWRH